Proteins from a genomic interval of Chloroflexota bacterium:
- a CDS encoding GAF domain-containing protein: MTLESQASPPVSIRERFPRRIRRIFLGVVIPLVLLPILIIGGSVIVRARLLLIEQINAQLNANAQIMASEIEGWINAAQIRLDASVRQQTLSDNLGGLLSMGQHRDDSFAAIREAIFTELIEFNAKRGDVIFSEYFVIDANGNILIATEDEWEGRALTVGTAAIFTGDQANIYIEYAPEPFYEDQVMIFVHVPYQGADNLRGHIVGVLSHRQLLDTLEFGLQLQPLSRSYFITGGENFFQLDIAKKELQFFEPAISQSQTFIPLQTEYSYSQPQSNNFNTSLHSFNEIRSLASFIWLPKLGAGFVFEVPQIVAFQQFESLTPFMFYLLVFFVLSSILIAVLAANWLPRPIIKLTEITRQFARGNWDVRMPETRRDEIGLLAFTFNEMAKQLSDLYHTLRKQVEDQTLELQKRSSQFEATAKVARDIAALQDLNTILDNVTQLISAHFGFYHAGIFLLDEEKRFAVLLAANSPGGQRMLARGHRLAVGQTGVVGRVAETGEARIALDVGADRDYFDNPDLPETHSEMALPLIVQDEIIGVMDVQSKVVSAFTPEDTEVLQIMADQIALAIANARLHEESAQTIQELQTLYSTQLSESWRTLLGDQAKAYQFDRIRVRPATPEQYHGMGEPIFNHLQVVVSDNGDSILHLPIALRGQFLGKISLRRKHDEPDWSAEDILLAEEAIAQVSVALENARLLAESQRRAAQEELLSQTSARFNQSLCLHFKKRVGMIYRNR; encoded by the coding sequence ATGACCCTTGAAAGTCAAGCATCTCCGCCTGTTTCAATCAGAGAAAGGTTCCCCCGGCGCATTCGCCGCATCTTTCTTGGTGTTGTTATTCCGCTTGTTTTGCTGCCCATCCTGATTATTGGTGGAAGCGTGATTGTGCGAGCGCGTTTATTGCTCATCGAACAAATTAACGCTCAATTGAATGCCAATGCCCAAATCATGGCTTCTGAAATCGAGGGTTGGATCAATGCCGCACAAATCAGGCTGGATGCATCGGTAAGGCAGCAAACTTTGAGCGACAACCTGGGTGGGCTGCTCTCTATGGGGCAACACCGTGATGATTCTTTCGCCGCGATCCGTGAGGCTATATTCACCGAATTAATTGAATTCAATGCCAAACGCGGCGATGTTATTTTTAGCGAGTATTTTGTGATCGACGCGAACGGGAATATTCTCATCGCCACGGAAGATGAGTGGGAGGGCCGCGCTCTTACTGTTGGCACCGCAGCCATTTTCACAGGCGATCAAGCCAATATTTATATTGAATATGCGCCCGAACCTTTCTATGAAGATCAGGTGATGATCTTTGTACACGTACCCTACCAGGGAGCAGATAACCTTCGGGGGCACATTGTTGGGGTGCTGAGCCATCGTCAACTGTTGGATACGCTTGAATTCGGCCTTCAACTCCAACCCTTATCCCGTAGCTATTTCATCACTGGGGGTGAGAATTTCTTCCAGCTTGATATTGCCAAAAAAGAATTGCAGTTTTTTGAGCCAGCCATCTCACAAAGCCAAACATTTATTCCCCTGCAAACAGAATACAGTTATTCGCAGCCTCAGAGTAACAATTTCAATACATCGCTGCATTCTTTCAATGAAATCCGTTCGTTGGCAAGTTTTATCTGGCTGCCGAAATTGGGGGCAGGATTTGTGTTTGAGGTGCCACAGATTGTTGCTTTCCAGCAATTTGAATCACTGACGCCATTTATGTTCTATTTACTGGTCTTTTTTGTGCTATCCAGCATCCTGATTGCTGTCCTGGCGGCCAACTGGTTGCCAAGACCGATTATCAAGCTTACCGAGATAACTCGCCAATTTGCCCGCGGGAATTGGGATGTGCGTATGCCAGAAACTCGCCGGGACGAAATCGGTCTGCTGGCGTTCACTTTCAACGAAATGGCAAAACAGTTATCTGATTTGTATCACACGCTCAGAAAACAGGTTGAAGACCAAACCCTGGAACTTCAAAAACGCAGCTCTCAATTTGAAGCCACCGCAAAAGTCGCCCGCGATATTGCCGCACTACAAGACCTGAATACGATTCTGGATAATGTCACCCAATTAATTTCAGCACATTTTGGGTTCTACCATGCCGGTATCTTCTTGCTGGACGAGGAAAAGCGTTTTGCGGTATTGTTAGCAGCCAACAGTCCCGGCGGGCAGCGAATGCTCGCCCGCGGGCACCGCCTAGCAGTTGGGCAAACCGGCGTTGTAGGCCGCGTTGCCGAGACTGGCGAAGCGCGGATTGCCCTGGACGTCGGCGCAGATCGCGACTATTTTGACAACCCAGACCTGCCTGAAACACACTCCGAGATGGCCCTGCCCCTGATCGTTCAGGATGAAATTATCGGGGTTATGGATGTACAGTCCAAAGTAGTTAGCGCCTTTACCCCTGAAGATACCGAAGTGCTTCAAATCATGGCCGATCAGATTGCGTTGGCAATCGCAAATGCGCGCCTTCATGAAGAAAGCGCGCAAACTATTCAGGAACTGCAAACACTCTATAGCACCCAACTGAGTGAATCCTGGCGCACCCTGCTGGGAGATCAGGCAAAGGCGTATCAATTCGATCGTATTCGTGTAAGGCCTGCCACTCCAGAGCAATATCACGGTATGGGCGAACCCATATTCAACCATCTCCAGGTTGTTGTAAGTGATAATGGGGATAGTATTTTACACCTGCCAATTGCATTGCGCGGGCAATTCCTGGGCAAAATTTCATTACGAAGAAAGCACGATGAGCCTGACTGGTCTGCAGAAGATATTCTACTGGCAGAAGAAGCCATTGCTCAGGTTTCAGTGGCGCTTGAAAACGCCCGCTTGTTGGCAGAATCACAACGCCGGGCCGCACAAGAAGAATTGCTCAGTCAAACTTCTGCACGTTTCAATCAATCACTATGTTTGCACTTTAAGAAAAGAGTGGGCATGATCTACCGAAACCGGGA